A genomic segment from Gadus morhua chromosome 4, gadMor3.0, whole genome shotgun sequence encodes:
- the LOC115543028 gene encoding fish-egg lectin — protein sequence MTALVCFVLLLSLVSGSHAWRCQEGPTLNRATQIDASKGQVFASNVYNQNFFLNGVYWTYLHGPQRMKHITTGDTGTWGVSTKNQLYKMIGGNFTRVPGLSLSQVDAGGDGLLVGSTGSRAYCLRTAYARAFKGAGSVSWSALPAYSLKYYSCGLYGCWGVDTIGRVFHTRAVNPNSCSQTGWQYINSGSLKMKMVEAASNGLVFGLSTNGKVYLRAGIYASRTQGTAWSNIPMCVAMRHLSYDLGRLWVVSNAGMIMFCMH from the exons ATGACAGCTTTAGTGTGCTTCGTGCTCCTGTTGAGCCTGGTCTCCGGCAGTCATG CATGGCGTTGCCAGGAGGGTCCCACCCTGAATCGAGCCACACAAATCGATGCCAGCAAGGGACAAGTGTTCGCATCCAACGTATATAACCAGAACTTCTTCCTCAACGGAGTGTACTGGACGTACCTCCATGGGCCGCAAAGGATGAAGCACATCACCACCGGTGACACCGGCACCTGGGGGGTCAGCACCAAAAACCAGCTCTACAAAATGATCGGGGGAAACTTCACCAGAGTTCCCG GACTCTCTTTGTCCCAGGTGGACGCAGGAGGAGATGGCTTGTTGGTTGGAAGCACTGGTTCTCGGGCCTACTGCCTGCGAACGGCCTATGCGAGAGCGTTCAAGGGTGCAGGCTCAGTGAGCTGGTCAGCTTTGCCCGCCTACAGTTTGAAGTACTATAGCTGCGGCCTGTACGGGTGCTGGGGGGTGGATACCATTGGACGCGTGTTCCACACCCGG GCGGTCAACCCCAACTCCTGCAGCCAAACCGGGTGGCAGTACATCAACTCCGGCAGCCTGAAGATGAAGATGGTTGAAGCGGCCAGTAACGGCCTGGTGTTCGGATTAAGCACCAACGGCAAAGTGTATCTGAG ggcAGGGATATATGCCAGTCGAACCCAAGGGACCGCCTGGTCTAACATCCCCATGTGTGTGGCAATGAGGCACCTCTCCTACG